One Thalassotalea sediminis DNA segment encodes these proteins:
- a CDS encoding electron transfer flavoprotein-ubiquinone oxidoreductase: protein MERESMEFDVVIVGAGPSGLATACKLMQLAQEKEQELMVCVVEKGSEVGAHILSGAVFETRALDELFPDWQEKDAPLKTKVTGDDIYLLNGEESAIKLPGFGVPKTMHNDGNYIASMGNMCRWLAEQAESLGVEIFPGFPAQEVIYNDDGSVAGILTGDMGLDTEGNPKDSYVPGMELRAKYTVFAEGCRGHLGKELIAKFALDAGKSPQHYGIGFKEIWDIEPEKHQEGLVVHTAGWPLDKDTGGGGYLYHAENNQVFVGMIIDLNYSNPHLSPFDEFQRYKHHPKIAQYLKGGKRVSYGARALAKGGFNSLPKMTMPGALLVGCDAGTINFAKIKGNHTAMKSGMLAADAIFEALASGDEGGRDLTSFTTKFEQSWLYEELYNTRNFGPAMHKFGTFWGGAFNTIDQNIFGGKLPVNFKDESFDHAQLKPAAECAVIQYPKPDNVLSFDKLSSVFLSNTNHEEEQPCHLKLADNSIPISVNLPKFAEPAQRYCPAGVYEVENTEEGDKFVINAQNCIHCKTCDIKDPSQNITWVTPEGTGGPNYPNM from the coding sequence ATGGAACGCGAATCAATGGAATTTGATGTAGTAATTGTGGGGGCGGGGCCTTCAGGATTAGCTACAGCATGCAAACTAATGCAGTTAGCGCAAGAAAAAGAACAAGAGCTCATGGTTTGTGTTGTAGAAAAGGGCTCAGAAGTTGGCGCTCATATACTTTCTGGCGCAGTGTTTGAAACAAGAGCGTTAGACGAACTATTTCCTGATTGGCAAGAAAAAGATGCGCCACTAAAAACAAAAGTAACTGGAGATGATATTTATTTACTAAATGGTGAAGAAAGCGCAATAAAGCTACCGGGATTCGGCGTACCTAAAACCATGCATAACGACGGCAATTATATTGCGAGTATGGGTAACATGTGCCGTTGGTTGGCTGAGCAGGCAGAAAGTTTAGGTGTAGAAATATTCCCAGGTTTTCCTGCACAAGAAGTTATCTATAACGACGATGGTAGCGTTGCAGGAATATTAACTGGCGATATGGGGCTTGATACAGAAGGCAACCCTAAAGATTCTTATGTTCCAGGTATGGAACTACGTGCCAAATATACTGTTTTTGCTGAAGGTTGCCGAGGGCATCTTGGCAAAGAACTTATTGCTAAATTTGCACTTGATGCTGGAAAGTCGCCGCAGCATTATGGCATTGGTTTTAAAGAAATTTGGGATATTGAACCGGAAAAGCATCAGGAAGGCTTAGTGGTGCATACTGCAGGTTGGCCATTAGATAAAGATACCGGTGGCGGTGGCTATCTTTACCATGCTGAAAATAATCAAGTGTTTGTTGGTATGATTATCGATCTAAACTATAGCAATCCGCACCTAAGTCCTTTTGATGAATTTCAACGTTATAAGCATCATCCGAAAATTGCACAGTATTTAAAAGGTGGTAAGCGTGTTTCTTATGGTGCAAGAGCACTGGCAAAAGGTGGTTTTAATTCATTACCTAAAATGACAATGCCGGGTGCTTTGTTGGTAGGGTGTGACGCAGGAACGATTAACTTTGCGAAAATTAAAGGTAATCATACTGCGATGAAGTCTGGCATGTTAGCAGCAGATGCGATATTTGAAGCATTAGCGTCTGGCGATGAAGGTGGCAGAGATTTAACGAGTTTTACGACTAAATTTGAACAGTCATGGCTATATGAAGAGTTGTACAACACGCGTAATTTTGGTCCTGCCATGCACAAATTTGGCACCTTTTGGGGCGGAGCATTTAACACGATTGATCAAAATATTTTTGGCGGTAAATTACCTGTTAACTTTAAGGATGAATCTTTCGACCATGCGCAACTAAAACCTGCAGCAGAGTGTGCGGTAATTCAGTACCCTAAGCCAGATAATGTCTTGAGTTTTGATAAATTGTCTTCTGTATTTTTATCAAATACAAATCACGAAGAAGAACAACCTTGCCACTTGAAGTTGGCGGATAACAGTATTCCTATTTCAGTAAATTTACCTAAATTTGCTGAGCCTGCACAGCGATACTGCCCAGCAGGTGTGTATGAAGTGGAAAATACCGAAGAAGGTGATAAGTTTGTAATTAATGCTCAAAACTGTATTCACTGTAAAACCTGTGATATCAAAGATCCAAGCCAAAATATTACGTGGGTGACACCTGAAGGGACAGGTGGACCTAACTACCCTAATATGTAA
- a CDS encoding electron transfer flavoprotein subunit beta/FixA family protein yields MKVLVPIKRVIDYNVKVRVKADSSDVDLANVKMAINPFCEIAVEEAVRLKEAGTATEVIAISIGDKSCQEQLRTALALGADRAIQIDTDQKLDSLHVAKLLQKVVEEEQPQLVILGKQSIDSDNNQTGQMLAALTGLPQGTFASEVKVDGDKVNVTREVDGGLQTVALTLPAIVTTDLRLNEPRYASLPNIMKAKRKPLDVKEASEFGLDLAPRTTLLKVTPPAERQAGIVVETVDELVDKLKNEAKVIS; encoded by the coding sequence ATGAAAGTACTAGTTCCGATAAAACGTGTCATCGATTACAACGTTAAAGTACGTGTAAAAGCTGACAGCTCTGATGTCGATCTCGCTAACGTAAAAATGGCGATCAACCCTTTCTGTGAAATCGCTGTTGAAGAAGCAGTAAGACTAAAAGAAGCAGGCACGGCCACCGAGGTAATCGCCATTTCAATTGGTGATAAATCTTGTCAGGAACAGTTACGAACTGCGCTCGCATTAGGTGCAGACCGTGCTATTCAAATAGACACAGATCAAAAACTTGATTCATTGCATGTTGCTAAACTTTTACAAAAAGTTGTTGAAGAAGAACAACCGCAATTAGTTATTCTAGGTAAACAATCTATTGACTCAGACAACAACCAAACAGGACAAATGCTTGCGGCATTAACTGGCCTGCCACAAGGTACGTTTGCCTCTGAAGTGAAAGTAGATGGCGATAAAGTTAACGTTACTCGTGAAGTTGACGGTGGCCTGCAAACCGTCGCATTAACCTTACCTGCTATTGTAACAACTGACTTACGTTTAAATGAGCCACGTTATGCTTCATTACCCAACATTATGAAAGCTAAGCGTAAGCCATTAGATGTAAAAGAAGCCTCTGAATTTGGCTTAGATCTAGCACCTCGTACAACACTATTAAAAGTAACACCACCTGCAGAACGTCAAGCAGGTATTGTTGTAGAAACAGTTGACGAGTTAGTAGATAAATTAAAGAACGAAGCTAAGGTGATCTCATGA
- a CDS encoding endonuclease/exonuclease/phosphatase family protein — MNKMVQFINGVSALGNTYFMCFIFLGILPTAVSAHNVAANADTTLKVVTYNIKHGTDLVGQKSIVKQAAFLNMHQPDLLSIQEVDKLTKRSGLVDQTSFFAHKLALNSVFQRFMHYDDGEYGIAAFSKFPVLSKSTINLPNGLEPRNFPMFTVDVAQQPLIFVPVHFDWPTNDNQRFAQAKALLAALNTQYPVILAGDFNDIASSRTMLLFKQAGFDFHQKNKATYLGSDVEENILPEIDFIAVRSGNKVSLSLLDSKVIENNALSDHAPVVSWINVSVK, encoded by the coding sequence ATGAATAAAATGGTGCAGTTTATTAACGGCGTCAGTGCTCTAGGTAACACATATTTTATGTGTTTTATTTTTTTGGGTATATTGCCAACAGCGGTATCAGCCCATAACGTTGCTGCTAATGCAGATACCACATTAAAGGTCGTTACTTACAATATAAAACATGGTACTGATTTAGTAGGGCAAAAAAGTATAGTTAAACAAGCGGCTTTTCTAAACATGCACCAGCCTGACTTACTGTCTATTCAAGAGGTTGATAAGTTAACAAAACGCTCGGGCCTTGTTGATCAAACATCGTTTTTTGCACACAAGCTAGCACTCAATAGTGTTTTTCAGCGGTTTATGCATTATGACGATGGCGAATATGGTATTGCTGCTTTTAGTAAGTTCCCTGTGTTATCTAAATCAACGATTAATCTACCGAATGGCTTAGAACCCCGAAACTTTCCTATGTTTACCGTTGATGTGGCGCAGCAACCACTTATTTTTGTGCCCGTTCATTTTGATTGGCCAACGAATGATAATCAACGTTTTGCTCAGGCAAAGGCGCTTTTGGCGGCGCTTAATACACAGTATCCTGTTATTTTGGCGGGCGACTTTAACGATATAGCAAGCTCAAGAACGATGCTACTTTTTAAACAAGCGGGCTTTGATTTTCATCAAAAAAATAAGGCGACTTATTTGGGGAGTGATGTTGAAGAAAATATTTTACCCGAAATTGATTTTATTGCGGTTCGAAGCGGTAACAAGGTATCACTTTCGCTTTTAGACAGTAAGGTTATTGAAAACAATGCGCTGTCAGACCATGCTCCGGTTGTTTCTTGGATTAACGTATCGGTTAAGTAG
- a CDS encoding stress response translation initiation inhibitor YciH → MPKTTVRAYHMSWQDQLSQLVYSTDKGKISPEKVEQITPSDGTAKVRRETKGRKGKGVIVISGLGLDQKALKNLASTLKKKAGTGGSVVDETIEIQGDKRDVIKTELEKAGFKVKFTGG, encoded by the coding sequence ATGCCGAAAACAACTGTTAGAGCTTATCATATGTCTTGGCAAGATCAGTTATCCCAACTCGTTTATTCAACTGACAAAGGTAAAATATCCCCTGAAAAGGTTGAACAAATCACACCATCCGATGGTACAGCAAAAGTTAGACGTGAAACAAAAGGCCGTAAAGGTAAAGGCGTAATTGTTATTTCAGGTCTTGGGCTTGATCAAAAAGCGCTGAAAAATTTAGCCAGTACGCTAAAAAAGAAAGCAGGTACAGGTGGTAGCGTTGTCGATGAAACAATTGAAATTCAAGGCGACAAAAGAGATGTAATCAAAACCGAACTTGAAAAAGCAGGTTTTAAGGTCAAATTTACAGGCGGTTAA
- a CDS encoding response regulator, whose amino-acid sequence MTSIQPSELSILLIEPSDTQSKIIINHLKQHDITEITLAKTFSDALQQIERHQFDLIASAMYFDQGTALDLLKHVKSSERNNETAFMLVSSEYRRESLEEFKQSGVVAILPKPFTSDHLHAAINNTIDLMSAEEMELDYFDVHEIRVLLVDDSKLARNHIRRVLNNLGLLKVSEAKDGSEAISMLNENMYDLVVTDFNMPEIDGRQLTKYVREQSQQSHIPILMVTSESKDTHLANIEQDGVNALCDKPFEPETVKQILYTLLDH is encoded by the coding sequence ATGACAAGCATACAACCAAGTGAATTATCGATATTGCTGATCGAACCTTCAGATACACAAAGTAAGATCATCATTAATCATTTAAAACAGCATGACATCACAGAAATTACATTGGCAAAGACGTTTAGTGACGCACTACAGCAGATCGAGCGCCACCAATTCGATCTCATTGCAAGTGCAATGTATTTTGATCAAGGAACAGCGCTTGACTTGTTAAAGCACGTAAAATCGTCAGAGCGAAATAATGAAACCGCTTTTATGCTCGTATCTAGTGAATACAGACGCGAAAGCCTTGAAGAATTTAAACAGTCCGGTGTGGTTGCTATTTTACCAAAACCATTCACCAGTGATCACTTACACGCAGCCATCAATAACACCATTGATCTCATGTCTGCAGAAGAAATGGAACTCGATTATTTCGACGTTCACGAAATACGTGTGTTGCTCGTTGACGATAGCAAGCTTGCAAGAAATCATATTAGACGCGTACTCAATAACCTTGGTTTGCTTAAAGTTTCTGAAGCTAAAGATGGTAGCGAAGCTATTTCAATGCTAAATGAAAATATGTACGATCTTGTTGTTACTGACTTTAATATGCCCGAAATTGATGGTCGCCAACTAACAAAGTATGTTCGTGAGCAAAGTCAGCAATCACATATCCCTATTTTAATGGTCACCAGTGAAAGTAAAGACACACATTTAGCGAATATTGAACAAGATGGTGTAAATGCCCTTTGTGACAAGCCTTTTGAACCTGAGACGGTAAAACAAATACTATACACTCTATTAGATCATTAA
- a CDS encoding electron transfer flavoprotein subunit alpha/FixB family protein, with translation MSILIYVEHDNNELKADTLKTVTAAKAIGGDIHLLVAGHNCSAVAEQAAKVNGVTKVLVADNAAYENQLAENVSLLVTELSGDYDVIMATALTTGKNFMPRVAALLDVAQISDIIGVESADTFVRPIYAGNAIATVQSLDSKKVITVRATAFDATTTDGNAEVVNLSQATDAGTSSHVSDEFTESERPDLGAANVVISGGRGMQNGDNFKLLEGIADKLGAAIGASRAAVDAGFVPNDMQVGQTGKIVAPDLYIAVGISGAIQHLAGMKDSKIIVAINKDAEAPIFQVADYGIVADLFDILPELESKL, from the coding sequence ATGAGCATTTTAATATATGTAGAACACGATAATAACGAATTAAAAGCTGATACACTTAAAACCGTTACTGCAGCAAAAGCCATTGGTGGAGACATTCACTTATTAGTTGCTGGCCACAATTGTTCAGCGGTTGCAGAACAAGCTGCAAAAGTGAATGGTGTAACAAAAGTACTAGTTGCCGACAATGCAGCTTACGAAAATCAATTAGCAGAAAATGTTAGTTTATTAGTGACAGAGCTTTCTGGTGATTATGACGTCATCATGGCGACAGCGCTTACAACAGGTAAAAACTTTATGCCACGCGTTGCAGCATTATTAGATGTTGCACAGATTTCAGATATTATTGGCGTAGAATCAGCAGATACCTTTGTTCGTCCGATTTATGCGGGTAATGCAATTGCTACCGTACAAAGTTTAGACAGCAAAAAAGTAATTACCGTTCGCGCAACAGCATTTGATGCTACTACCACAGATGGTAATGCGGAAGTTGTGAACCTTTCACAAGCTACAGATGCGGGTACGTCCTCACACGTAAGTGATGAATTTACCGAATCAGAGCGTCCTGACTTAGGTGCAGCTAATGTTGTTATTTCTGGTGGTCGTGGTATGCAAAATGGCGATAACTTTAAATTGTTAGAAGGTATCGCAGATAAGCTTGGTGCGGCAATTGGTGCATCACGTGCAGCTGTTGATGCTGGTTTTGTACCTAATGATATGCAAGTCGGTCAAACGGGTAAAATTGTTGCGCCTGACTTATACATTGCGGTTGGTATTTCTGGTGCTATTCAGCATTTAGCAGGTATGAAAGACTCCAAGATTATTGTTGCCATCAACAAAGATGCTGAAGCACCTATTTTCCAAGTTGCAGATTACGGAATTGTTGCTGATTTATTTGACATCCTGCCTGAACTTGAAAGCAAACTATAA
- a CDS encoding sigma 54-interacting transcriptional regulator, with protein MKICIESADRVGISQEILATFASHDWNVKSIEVQSQNTFVHIDASEANLDRVEQLLMPINGINNCVVINEMPSETREKHVQALLAKISDPIIDISDSGMILACNQAAKGIAKKHQVDLVHSNIADFIDTSLAVLLQSHEFSMTVSFLGEPFIADINPVLSADNVTGAVIYLKSVEKVGRQLSLVQASKDNALQAMIGESEQIRLVKSQIVRFARLELPVLVVGKTGTGKELVAQALHQLGPRKDKPFLTINCAAIPEQLLESELFGYTAGAFTGASKGGKPGLFELANGGTLFLDEIAEMSSYLQAKLLRFLQDFRYRKVGGTKEYKADVKIISASHQDFEELIAQGQFREDLFYRLNVLKIELPSLAQRKTDIDLLVNYFLQLASQQVNQVNVDIVPAGREQLRCFPWPGNIRQLENTIFRLVALSDGEDIDVSHIQQVLFGKQDLAVHGELLHVQDWATAQAEFEKNLLKELYPHYPTTRKLATRLNVSHNKIAMKLRAYKLV; from the coding sequence ATGAAAATTTGTATTGAATCTGCGGATAGAGTAGGTATTAGTCAAGAAATTTTAGCAACGTTTGCATCACATGACTGGAACGTTAAAAGTATTGAGGTTCAAAGCCAAAATACCTTTGTGCATATTGATGCCAGTGAGGCGAATCTAGATAGAGTAGAGCAATTATTAATGCCAATTAATGGTATTAATAATTGCGTCGTGATTAATGAAATGCCCTCAGAAACTCGAGAAAAACATGTGCAGGCATTATTGGCGAAAATCTCAGATCCTATTATAGATATTAGTGATTCAGGGATGATTTTAGCGTGTAATCAAGCGGCTAAAGGTATTGCGAAAAAGCATCAAGTTGATTTAGTACATAGTAATATCGCTGATTTTATTGATACGTCGTTAGCCGTTTTGTTGCAATCTCATGAGTTTAGTATGACGGTCTCTTTTTTAGGTGAACCGTTTATTGCCGATATAAACCCTGTATTGAGTGCTGATAATGTAACTGGTGCGGTGATCTATTTAAAGTCAGTTGAAAAGGTGGGGCGTCAGTTATCTTTGGTGCAAGCCTCTAAAGATAACGCGTTGCAAGCGATGATAGGTGAATCTGAACAAATTCGTTTGGTTAAATCGCAGATTGTTCGCTTTGCTCGATTAGAGTTACCTGTATTAGTAGTTGGTAAAACGGGCACTGGTAAAGAGTTGGTTGCGCAAGCGTTGCACCAACTTGGGCCTCGAAAAGATAAACCGTTTTTAACCATTAATTGTGCGGCAATCCCTGAACAGTTACTTGAAAGTGAGCTTTTTGGCTATACCGCAGGTGCTTTTACTGGCGCAAGTAAAGGAGGCAAGCCAGGACTTTTTGAACTTGCCAATGGCGGTACACTTTTTCTTGATGAAATAGCTGAAATGTCGTCATATTTGCAAGCTAAGCTGCTGCGATTTTTACAAGACTTTCGTTATCGTAAAGTAGGTGGCACCAAAGAATATAAAGCAGATGTAAAGATTATTAGTGCAAGTCACCAAGACTTTGAAGAATTGATAGCGCAGGGGCAATTTCGCGAAGACTTATTTTATCGCCTTAATGTACTAAAAATAGAACTACCGTCACTAGCGCAAAGAAAGACAGATATTGATTTACTCGTTAATTACTTTTTACAACTTGCCTCACAACAAGTAAACCAAGTGAACGTAGATATTGTACCTGCTGGGCGTGAGCAACTACGCTGTTTTCCTTGGCCTGGCAATATCAGACAGTTGGAAAATACTATTTTTAGGCTTGTTGCTCTTTCTGACGGAGAAGATATAGATGTTTCGCATATTCAACAGGTACTCTTTGGTAAACAAGATTTAGCCGTGCATGGTGAATTGTTACATGTACAAGATTGGGCAACAGCCCAAGCTGAATTTGAAAAGAATTTGCTAAAAGAATTATATCCACATTATCCAACAACAAGGAAGTTAGCCACGCGGTTAAATGTATCCCACAATAAAATAGCAATGAAGTTAAGGGCTTATAAGCTAGTATAA
- a CDS encoding metalloprotease, giving the protein MKKLAFKFNGLHFTVFVNDSEIIQVYCDQQALGLTALSTDIQACQINEQHIQFDTAHLQASQIGIATNDSPFEYIEIPSLPEEKKTGWLGLAALGIKVFKSAKVVKAALAGASVAGYAWLFTFEFAMMLIACLVVHEYGHVRAMKYFGIKTKGIYLIPFVGGLAVSDDKITTRWQDVVISLMGPAFGLITTFLGVVLYYLTDMEIFAGVAVLSALLNLFNLLPILPLDGGHVLKSISFSMRSWIGLLACMAGVALGLWVSYAFGLMLLVFFIFIGSLEIIFEWKNRHQSHLIPLDRYGQVFSAVMYAIVVTGHVMVMMHFADADNVILNLPMKILSS; this is encoded by the coding sequence ATGAAAAAACTCGCATTTAAGTTTAACGGCTTACACTTTACCGTTTTTGTAAACGACTCTGAGATTATCCAGGTCTACTGCGACCAACAAGCACTTGGTTTAACCGCGCTAAGTACAGATATTCAAGCCTGCCAAATTAACGAACAGCACATCCAATTCGATACTGCACATTTGCAAGCATCACAAATAGGTATTGCTACTAATGATTCTCCTTTTGAATACATTGAAATACCGTCACTGCCTGAAGAAAAGAAAACAGGTTGGTTAGGGTTAGCAGCTTTGGGGATTAAAGTATTTAAAAGTGCTAAAGTTGTAAAAGCAGCGCTTGCTGGTGCTTCTGTGGCCGGTTATGCATGGCTATTTACCTTTGAATTTGCCATGATGTTGATCGCTTGTTTAGTGGTGCATGAATATGGCCATGTACGTGCAATGAAATACTTCGGCATCAAAACCAAAGGGATATATTTAATCCCTTTTGTCGGAGGATTAGCAGTAAGTGATGATAAAATAACTACACGCTGGCAAGATGTTGTCATTTCATTAATGGGTCCGGCGTTTGGCCTTATTACCACATTTCTTGGTGTGGTACTTTACTACCTTACCGATATGGAGATATTTGCTGGTGTCGCGGTATTAAGTGCGCTATTGAATCTTTTTAATTTACTGCCCATTTTACCGCTAGACGGTGGACACGTGCTGAAAAGCATAAGCTTTTCTATGCGTTCTTGGATCGGTTTATTAGCCTGTATGGCAGGTGTAGCTTTAGGTCTTTGGGTAAGTTATGCCTTCGGCCTTATGTTGTTAGTCTTTTTTATTTTTATCGGTAGTCTAGAAATTATTTTTGAATGGAAAAACAGACATCAATCACATCTAATACCATTAGACCGATACGGACAAGTATTCTCTGCCGTTATGTATGCAATCGTCGTTACAGGTCACGTTATGGTTATGATGCACTTTGCAGATGCAGATAACGTTATTCTCAATTTACCAATGAAGATTCTTTCAAGCTAA
- the yegD gene encoding molecular chaperone: MIGFDYGTSNCAVGVMENNCPKMVNLPAHGNLMPSTLYAPDRDIIVSWLFSQLSSAEQELFKKRRMQPLQKGQAVLRELSLDGISSELSFGDNALANYLAEPDEGYYIKSPKSFLGASGLKQPQVDLFEDIVAAMMAHVKQQTEASLKQNIHQAVIGRPINFQGLKGEESNQQAIDILTNAAKRVGFSDVEFQFEPVAAGFEYEASLHAEKRVLVVDIGGGTTDCSMILMGPQYVDSVDRSAQLLAHAGERVGGNDFDIQLAFRGLMPNLGATSQLKTGKPMPTNSYWQAVAINNINEQTAFYSAANGRFLQSLQRDAEQPELVSRLYKLYRERLSYQLVNSAERAKISLSNSDKHSVDLTFLDQTLMQSVDRALFQQACNKELQVISRLMRDTMVQANCSPDVIFVTGGTAKSPVISEFIKQQFTDAELVIGDHFGSVTAGLTRWASKIFR; this comes from the coding sequence ATGATCGGTTTCGATTATGGTACATCTAATTGTGCGGTTGGTGTAATGGAAAATAATTGTCCTAAAATGGTCAATCTACCCGCACACGGCAATTTAATGCCTTCTACACTTTATGCTCCTGATAGAGACATTATTGTCAGTTGGTTGTTTTCGCAGCTATCATCAGCAGAACAGGAGCTATTCAAAAAACGTCGTATGCAGCCATTACAAAAAGGACAAGCAGTTCTTAGAGAACTCTCTTTAGATGGCATATCCAGTGAGTTGTCTTTTGGAGACAACGCTTTGGCAAATTATTTAGCCGAACCAGATGAAGGCTATTATATTAAATCACCAAAATCATTTTTGGGCGCAAGTGGTTTAAAGCAGCCGCAGGTTGATTTATTCGAAGATATTGTTGCGGCCATGATGGCTCATGTAAAACAGCAAACGGAAGCGTCACTTAAGCAAAACATTCATCAGGCCGTGATAGGTAGACCAATAAACTTTCAAGGTTTAAAGGGTGAAGAAAGTAATCAACAAGCGATAGATATTTTAACGAATGCGGCTAAACGTGTTGGTTTTTCCGATGTTGAATTTCAGTTTGAACCTGTTGCTGCAGGCTTTGAATATGAAGCATCACTACATGCTGAAAAGCGTGTTTTAGTTGTCGATATTGGTGGCGGAACGACTGATTGTTCAATGATTTTAATGGGGCCTCAATATGTAGATAGTGTAGATCGTAGTGCTCAATTATTAGCGCATGCCGGTGAACGTGTTGGCGGTAACGACTTTGATATTCAGTTAGCTTTTCGTGGGTTAATGCCAAACTTAGGGGCTACTAGTCAGTTAAAAACGGGTAAACCTATGCCCACAAACAGTTATTGGCAGGCTGTAGCAATTAATAATATTAATGAGCAAACGGCATTTTATAGTGCGGCTAATGGTCGATTTTTGCAATCTTTACAGCGTGACGCGGAGCAACCTGAGTTAGTTAGTCGCTTATATAAATTATATCGAGAAAGGTTAAGCTATCAGCTAGTTAATAGTGCAGAAAGAGCGAAAATATCATTATCTAATTCAGATAAGCATTCGGTTGATTTAACTTTTCTAGATCAGACATTAATGCAGTCTGTTGATAGAGCGCTTTTTCAACAGGCATGTAACAAAGAATTACAGGTTATTAGCCGATTAATGCGAGATACCATGGTACAAGCGAACTGCAGCCCTGATGTCATATTTGTTACGGGCGGAACGGCTAAATCACCGGTGATCAGTGAATTTATTAAACAACAGTTTACAGATGCTGAGCTAGTGATTGGTGATCACTTCGGCAGTGTAACAGCTGGTTTAACACGCTGGGCAAGTAAGATATTTCGTTAA
- the megL gene encoding methionine gamma-lyase — MIKSKFIETQVVHGGKIKDEQFGSLASPLYQTSTFTFENAEQGAQRFAGEAEGYMYTRLGNPTTRELEQRMAQLEGTEDAAATATGMAAVSAALLTNLAAGDHLIASKAIYGCSYALMNHMLTRFGIEVSFVDMSNTDNINNAIKENTKLIFLESPINPNLQVLDLVEILAIAKAHQLISVVDNTFMTPVLQKPVRFGADIIVHSATKYLNGHGDVVAGIICGRKEMINEIKLTALKDIGGTMSPHDAWLIIRGLKTLPIRVERHCQNAQLVAEFLESHPAVDTVYYPGLPSHQGHQYIGNQMKAAGGVIGFELKSDVKGGAEFINRMQLFSIAVSLGDAESLIQHPASMTHSPYSDEERLKAGISDGLIRISVGLENVTDIIEDLKQSLDQVTLNTEKVA, encoded by the coding sequence ATGATTAAAAGCAAATTTATCGAAACACAAGTAGTACATGGCGGAAAAATAAAAGACGAACAGTTTGGCTCACTCGCATCACCTTTATACCAAACCTCTACTTTTACCTTTGAAAATGCAGAACAAGGCGCTCAAAGGTTTGCTGGTGAAGCCGAAGGTTACATGTACACTCGTTTAGGTAACCCTACAACACGTGAACTCGAACAGCGCATGGCACAGCTAGAAGGTACAGAAGATGCAGCAGCAACCGCAACGGGTATGGCGGCAGTTTCAGCAGCATTACTGACAAATCTGGCTGCGGGCGACCATTTGATCGCTTCAAAAGCAATCTATGGATGTTCATATGCATTAATGAACCATATGTTGACGCGCTTTGGTATAGAAGTCAGTTTTGTTGATATGAGTAATACCGACAACATCAACAATGCAATTAAAGAGAATACTAAGCTTATTTTTCTTGAATCACCTATCAACCCAAACCTACAAGTATTAGATCTTGTTGAGATTTTAGCGATAGCAAAAGCGCACCAGCTAATTTCTGTTGTTGATAACACCTTTATGACACCCGTTCTTCAAAAACCAGTTCGCTTTGGTGCCGATATTATTGTGCACAGTGCGACAAAGTATCTAAATGGACATGGTGATGTTGTTGCAGGCATTATTTGCGGTCGTAAAGAAATGATTAACGAAATAAAGCTAACTGCATTAAAAGATATTGGTGGCACAATGAGCCCTCACGATGCTTGGCTGATAATACGAGGCCTAAAAACATTGCCGATTCGTGTTGAAAGACACTGCCAGAATGCGCAGTTAGTTGCAGAGTTTTTAGAAAGTCACCCTGCTGTTGACACCGTTTATTATCCTGGACTACCGTCTCATCAAGGTCATCAATACATAGGTAATCAAATGAAAGCAGCTGGTGGTGTGATTGGCTTTGAACTAAAAAGTGATGTCAAAGGTGGTGCGGAATTTATTAATCGCATGCAGCTCTTCTCTATTGCGGTTAGTTTGGGCGATGCTGAATCTCTGATCCAACACCCTGCGTCTATGACACACTCACCTTATAGTGATGAAGAGCGCTTAAAAGCAGGTATTAGTGACGGGTTAATAAGGATCTCTGTAGGTTTAGAAAACGTCACTGACATTATTGAAGATTTAAAACAGTCGTTAGATCAAGTAACACTTAATACCGAAAAAGTAGCGTAG